In the Aliarcobacter cryaerophilus genome, one interval contains:
- a CDS encoding TIGR03643 family protein yields the protein MYFQKDSAREFNINKKKGVKPSDLSFSESDKNRLIEMAWQDRVSFDTIKELYGFTENEVKNMMRELLKRSSFKMWRKRVQGRATKHKLKVSYKTTRFQ from the coding sequence ATGTATTTTCAAAAAGATAGTGCTAGAGAGTTTAATATAAATAAAAAGAAGGGTGTAAAACCAAGTGATTTATCTTTTAGTGAAAGTGATAAAAATAGACTTATTGAAATGGCATGGCAAGATAGAGTCTCTTTTGATACTATAAAAGAGCTTTATGGTTTTACTGAAAATGAAGTTAAAAATATGATGAGAGAACTTCTAAAAAGAAGTAGTTTTAAGATGTGGAGAAAAAGAGTTCAAGGAAGAGCTACAAAACATAAATTAAAAGTAAGCTATAAAACGACAAGATTTCAGTAA
- a CDS encoding TIGR01777 family oxidoreductase has protein sequence MKTIAISGASGFVGQSLVDFFSKQNYKVVQIKRDILNNSLKLDELINSTDVVINLSGANIINRWSESYKKLLISSRLDTTKKLVESLNRFEKKDKLFISTSAVGIYDNSAKYDENGSFSNDFLSTLCQNWEKEAQKAKSESTKVAIFRFGIVLGKNGGAFQKMITPFKLGLGGIIGSGKQHFSYIHIEDLMEVYKFVIENSLDGVFNCTAPTPTTNYEFTKTLGRVLNRPTIFPIPEFVLKLIFSEGAKVLTDGQSVIPKRLLDLGFNFKYKNIDETLKNLAK, from the coding sequence ATGAAAACTATTGCAATATCAGGTGCTAGTGGGTTTGTTGGGCAAAGTTTGGTGGATTTTTTTTCAAAACAAAACTATAAGGTAGTTCAAATAAAAAGAGATATTTTAAATAACTCTTTAAAACTAGATGAACTTATAAACTCTACTGATGTTGTAATAAATCTAAGTGGTGCAAATATAATAAATAGATGGAGTGAAAGTTATAAAAAACTTTTGATTTCAAGTAGACTTGATACTACAAAAAAACTTGTTGAATCTCTAAATAGATTTGAAAAGAAAGATAAACTATTTATATCAACATCAGCTGTTGGAATTTATGACAATAGTGCTAAATATGATGAAAATGGCTCTTTTTCAAATGATTTCTTATCAACTCTTTGCCAAAATTGGGAAAAGGAAGCTCAAAAAGCAAAAAGTGAGAGTACAAAAGTTGCTATTTTTAGATTTGGAATAGTTTTAGGAAAAAATGGTGGAGCATTTCAAAAGATGATAACTCCTTTTAAATTAGGTCTTGGTGGAATTATAGGAAGTGGTAAACAACACTTTTCATATATTCACATAGAAGATTTGATGGAAGTTTATAAGTTTGTAATAGAAAATAGTTTAGATGGAGTATTTAATTGTACAGCCCCAACACCTACAACAAACTATGAGTTTACAAAGACACTAGGAAGAGTTTTAAATAGACCAACTATTTTTCCTATCCCAGAGTTTGTTTTAAAACTGATATTTAGTGAAGGTGCAAAAGTTTTAACTGATGGGCAAAGTGTAATTCCTAAAAGATTACTTGATTTAGGATTTAATTTTAAATATAAAAATATTGATGAAACTTTGAAAAATTTAGCAAAATGA
- a CDS encoding cryptochrome/photolyase family protein, with protein sequence MKQVLWFRRDLRVVDSEILANAKDEVLPIFIFDKNILNKLPKDDKRVTFIYKTVLELKENLQKIGLDLAIFYSNPKDVFIELKNKGFDEVLTSIDFDIYAKTRDEECEKILPIKRYTDSFLIHPNDVLKADKTPYKVFTAFYNSLEFLHSSNNIKEFETPKNLKKVDFDYSFIPTLNDLGLKKQDLPDFLYKSADELIDIFSKKIQNYQENRDYFYLDASSNLSVHLRFGLVSARTLFNKIKRLNAPKKQIDFFIRELFWREFYNYILYHFPKSQFENLNSIKVNWNQNEDDFKNWCEGNTGVPIIDASMRYLNQTGLMHNRLRMVTSSYLTKNLLIDWRKGEEYFALKLLDYEASSNIGSWQWAASTGVDAVPYFRVFNPYLQSKKFDKDAIFIKSVLKDLKDISPKIIHTENGVQEDIFLNYPRQIVGIDYSRNRAIMEFKRANSFNK encoded by the coding sequence ATGAAGCAAGTTTTATGGTTTAGAAGAGATTTAAGAGTAGTTGATAGTGAGATTTTAGCAAATGCTAAAGATGAAGTTCTACCTATCTTTATTTTTGATAAAAATATATTAAATAAGCTTCCAAAAGATGATAAAAGAGTAACTTTTATCTATAAAACTGTTTTGGAATTAAAAGAGAATTTACAAAAAATAGGTCTTGATTTAGCAATATTTTATTCAAATCCCAAAGATGTTTTTATTGAGTTAAAAAATAAAGGTTTTGATGAGGTTTTAACTTCAATAGATTTTGATATTTATGCAAAAACAAGAGATGAAGAGTGTGAGAAAATATTGCCAATAAAAAGATATACGGACTCTTTTTTAATCCATCCAAATGATGTATTAAAAGCTGATAAAACACCATATAAGGTATTTACAGCTTTTTATAACTCTTTGGAATTTTTGCATAGTTCAAACAATATAAAAGAGTTTGAAACTCCTAAAAATTTAAAAAAAGTAGATTTTGATTATAGTTTTATTCCTACTTTAAATGATTTAGGATTAAAAAAGCAAGATTTACCAGATTTTTTATATAAAAGTGCAGATGAATTAATAGATATTTTTTCAAAAAAAATTCAAAATTATCAAGAGAATAGAGACTATTTTTATTTAGATGCTAGCTCAAATTTAAGTGTTCATTTAAGATTTGGTCTTGTTTCTGCTAGAACACTATTTAATAAAATAAAAAGGCTAAATGCACCAAAAAAGCAGATAGATTTTTTTATAAGAGAGCTATTTTGGAGAGAGTTTTATAACTATATTTTATACCATTTCCCAAAATCACAATTTGAAAATCTAAATTCAATTAAAGTAAATTGGAATCAAAATGAAGATGATTTTAAAAATTGGTGCGAAGGAAATACGGGTGTTCCAATAATTGATGCTAGTATGAGATATTTAAATCAAACAGGACTTATGCATAATCGTTTAAGAATGGTTACCTCTTCATATTTGACAAAAAATTTATTAATAGATTGGAGAAAAGGCGAAGAGTATTTTGCTTTGAAACTTCTTGATTATGAAGCTAGTTCAAATATAGGCTCTTGGCAGTGGGCTGCTAGTACAGGAGTTGATGCAGTTCCATATTTTAGAGTTTTTAATCCATATTTACAATCAAAAAAGTTTGATAAAGATGCTATTTTTATAAAAAGTGTTTTAAAAGATTTAAAAGATATATCACCAAAAATCATACATACAGAAAATGGTGTTCAAGAAGATATTTTTCTAAATTATCCAAGACAAATTGTAGGTATTGACTATTCAAGAAATAGGGCTATTATGGAGTTTAAAAGAGCGAATAGTTTTAATAAATAA
- a CDS encoding cryptochrome/photolyase family protein, whose product MKIFILYPNQLFKNISNFVDKKVLLIEEPLFFTQYDFHIQKLILHRASMKFYENYLKQKNILVEYFEDESYLELYKDEEIFVYELFDNYLEKKVYKNFLNITTIKNPNFINPKDKNKFLHKFYINRRKELNIFMQNGKPLFDKYSFDEDNRKKLPKDIKIPPTLAFENEFVKEAKEYCKKFKSVGVCEYFYYPTTFEEASLQLRYFLKEKFENFGFYQDAITKDTKQSFLFHSNISSSLNIGLIDLNELIEKIVNSQAPYNAKEGFIRQIIGWREFMLRVYEDDGILLRNSNFFEFKNPIPKKIIEAKSGIKILDDSIKKLELTAYNHHIERLMILGNIFLLLEIKPNEVYEFFMKNYIDAYDWVMVGNVYGMSGFSDGGSITTKPYISSSNYLLKMSDYSKNESWCEILDALYWRFLYKYSFKFDKNPRMKMQIALLNKMPKEKLENHLLVAKKFIDDIFITN is encoded by the coding sequence ATGAAAATATTTATACTTTATCCAAACCAACTATTCAAAAACATATCAAATTTTGTAGATAAAAAAGTGCTTTTAATTGAAGAGCCACTATTTTTTACTCAATATGATTTTCATATTCAAAAACTAATTTTACATAGAGCTAGTATGAAATTTTATGAAAACTATTTAAAACAAAAAAATATCCTAGTAGAGTATTTTGAAGATGAGAGTTATCTTGAGCTTTATAAAGATGAAGAGATTTTTGTCTATGAACTTTTTGATAACTATTTGGAAAAAAAAGTTTATAAAAACTTTTTAAATATAACAACAATCAAAAATCCAAACTTTATAAACCCAAAAGATAAAAACAAGTTTTTACATAAGTTTTATATAAATAGAAGAAAAGAGTTAAATATCTTTATGCAAAATGGAAAACCTCTTTTTGATAAATATAGTTTTGATGAGGATAATCGAAAAAAACTTCCAAAAGATATAAAAATTCCACCTACTTTGGCTTTTGAAAATGAGTTTGTAAAAGAGGCAAAAGAGTATTGCAAAAAGTTTAAGAGTGTTGGAGTTTGTGAATATTTTTACTATCCTACAACTTTTGAAGAAGCCTCTTTGCAACTAAGGTATTTTTTAAAAGAGAAGTTTGAGAATTTTGGCTTCTATCAAGATGCAATCACAAAAGATACAAAGCAATCTTTTTTATTTCACTCAAATATCTCAAGTAGTTTAAATATTGGTTTGATTGATTTAAATGAGTTGATAGAAAAAATAGTAAATTCTCAAGCACCATATAATGCAAAAGAGGGTTTTATAAGACAAATTATTGGTTGGCGTGAATTTATGCTTCGAGTTTATGAAGATGATGGAATACTCTTGCGAAACTCAAACTTTTTTGAGTTTAAAAATCCAATTCCTAAAAAGATAATTGAAGCAAAAAGTGGAATAAAAATTCTTGATGATAGCATCAAAAAACTAGAACTCACAGCTTATAATCACCATATAGAAAGGCTTATGATTTTAGGAAATATTTTTTTACTACTTGAAATCAAACCAAATGAGGTTTACGAGTTTTTTATGAAAAACTACATTGATGCCTATGATTGGGTTATGGTTGGAAATGTTTATGGAATGAGTGGTTTTAGTGATGGTGGAAGTATAACTACAAAACCATATATATCAAGTTCAAACTATTTATTAAAAATGAGTGATTATAGTAAAAATGAGAGTTGGTGTGAAATTTTAGATGCACTTTACTGGAGATTTTTATATAAATACTCTTTTAAGTTTGACAAAAATCCACGAATGAAGATGCAAATAGCACTTTTAAATAAAATGCCAAAAGAGAAGTTAGAAAATCATCTTTTAGTTGCAAAAAAGTTTATAGATGATATTTTTATTACAAATTGA
- a CDS encoding TIGR03915 family putative DNA repair protein, giving the protein MILLYDGTFEGFLSLVYEVYYKKLKPTKIYKTLPNEILFEETLEINSSKESGIKVLNAIKTKFSKEILEKILNIFMCDSKEFEMALLEYIIIGFKDSKQLYNINNSCVFYLNNLEKELFRVTHKLTGFIRFEGLEDKTLYAKIESKFNVVYFLGRHFLKRFNNQNFIIHDINRKLAFVKMQNDYSIKEVAFFDEPNYSSNEEKFQKLWKSFFSGVTINERTNLKLQTQMVPLLYRTYMSEFKN; this is encoded by the coding sequence ATGATTTTACTTTATGATGGAACTTTTGAGGGATTTTTATCTTTGGTTTATGAGGTTTATTATAAAAAATTAAAACCTACAAAAATATATAAAACTCTTCCAAATGAGATCTTATTTGAAGAGACTTTAGAGATAAACAGTTCAAAAGAGAGTGGAATAAAAGTTTTAAATGCCATAAAAACAAAATTTTCAAAAGAGATTTTAGAGAAAATTTTAAATATCTTTATGTGCGATTCAAAGGAGTTTGAAATGGCTCTTTTAGAGTATATTATTATTGGTTTTAAAGATTCAAAACAGCTATACAATATAAACAACTCTTGCGTTTTTTATCTAAATAATCTTGAAAAAGAGTTGTTTAGAGTGACACATAAATTAACTGGATTTATAAGATTTGAAGGGTTAGAAGATAAAACTTTATATGCAAAAATTGAATCCAAATTCAATGTTGTTTATTTTTTGGGAAGACATTTTCTAAAAAGATTCAACAACCAAAATTTCATAATCCACGACATAAATAGAAAACTAGCTTTTGTAAAAATGCAAAATGATTACTCAATAAAAGAGGTTGCTTTTTTTGATGAACCAAATTATTCATCAAATGAAGAAAAATTTCAAAAACTATGGAAGAGTTTTTTTAGTGGTGTTACTATAAATGAAAGAACTAATTTAAAGCTTCAAACTCAAATGGTGCCACTTTTATATAGAACTTATATGAGTGAATTTAAAAATTAA
- the argC gene encoding N-acetyl-gamma-glutamyl-phosphate reductase, whose amino-acid sequence MKFKVFVDGQHGTTGLKIHELLEKRDEIELLEIDEKDKKNLEKRKELLNSADLVFLCLPDDAAIESVSLIENENVKVIDASTAHRTNPSWVYGIPELTSKQRDKIKNSKRVCVPGCHASGLIISMKPLFRNKILGKNHKLICHSITGYSGGGSSMINDYENGAFEIFGAQRPYALGLNHKHLPEMKYILKTNKAPIFTPSVGNFKQGMLVMSYIEKKSMKKATNREELIKVYKDYYADELFIKIVENNDEYLENGFLNPMRCNNTNSIEVSIYENNTDLVIISRLDNLGKGASGAAIQCMNIMLGLEERKGLEIKL is encoded by the coding sequence ATGAAATTTAAAGTATTTGTAGATGGACAACACGGAACAACTGGATTAAAAATTCACGAATTATTAGAAAAAAGAGATGAGATAGAACTTTTAGAAATAGATGAAAAAGATAAAAAAAATCTAGAAAAAAGAAAAGAGCTTTTAAATAGTGCTGATTTAGTATTCTTATGCCTCCCAGATGATGCGGCAATTGAATCTGTAAGTTTAATTGAAAATGAAAATGTAAAGGTAATAGACGCAAGTACAGCACACAGAACAAATCCATCTTGGGTTTATGGAATACCTGAACTTACAAGCAAACAAAGAGATAAAATCAAAAACTCAAAAAGAGTTTGTGTACCTGGTTGTCATGCAAGTGGACTAATAATATCTATGAAACCTCTTTTTAGAAATAAGATTTTAGGGAAAAATCATAAACTTATTTGTCACTCAATTACTGGATATAGTGGTGGTGGAAGCTCAATGATAAATGATTATGAAAATGGTGCTTTTGAAATTTTTGGAGCTCAAAGACCATACGCTTTAGGTTTAAATCATAAACATTTACCTGAGATGAAATATATTTTAAAAACAAACAAAGCCCCTATTTTCACACCAAGTGTTGGGAATTTTAAACAAGGTATGCTTGTAATGTCATATATTGAAAAAAAGAGTATGAAAAAAGCAACAAACCGTGAAGAGCTTATAAAAGTTTATAAAGATTATTATGCTGATGAACTTTTTATAAAAATAGTTGAAAACAATGATGAATACCTAGAAAATGGTTTTCTAAATCCAATGAGATGCAACAATACAAATAGTATAGAAGTATCAATTTATGAAAACAATACAGATTTAGTAATCATATCAAGACTTGACAATCTAGGAAAAGGTGCAAGTGGAGCAGCTATTCAATGTATGAATATCATGTTAGGACTTGAAGAGAGAAAAGGTTTGGAGATAAAACTCTAA
- a CDS encoding ABC1 kinase family protein translates to MDELKELHDKLPKMSKSDFEDVFKESFKQECFKKFENEPIASASIGQVHIAYLQDDTKVAVKLRRKNIEKQVRVDIKILNFFNKLFRPLFSYYTKNSIDAVINEFSSMIKDETNLTIELENLKKFSATYKDSGVLFPKPFEEFCSNSAIVMSFMDGFRFDDKTSLEKYDIDFKQIISKLVNFYTEQMLINGYFHADPHPGNLLVNANGELILLDFGMVKNIPNDSRVAIIELIDGANRGDFETFVRANKKLGTISYEAPEALMAQFSQKMFDIFSNDNLSSESMQKLAFEVLESTRDLPFKLPSDAVYILRVSAIIEGLGTTYIENFNGVKDILPILKDNLPKALGVKTTISQIVLDELESFPKFIKNLKQLVEKGSKGELEVQINKEQLEFIKKDLKEYFGSYLKSLSFILFGIFLIFYDDSLKNLALILVSLGFLKVWFIK, encoded by the coding sequence TTGGATGAGTTAAAAGAGCTACATGACAAACTTCCAAAAATGTCTAAATCTGATTTTGAAGATGTTTTTAAAGAGTCTTTCAAGCAAGAGTGTTTTAAAAAGTTTGAAAATGAGCCAATTGCTAGTGCTTCTATTGGTCAAGTTCATATTGCATATTTGCAAGATGATACAAAAGTTGCAGTTAAATTAAGAAGAAAAAATATTGAAAAACAAGTAAGAGTTGATATAAAAATATTAAACTTCTTCAACAAACTTTTTAGACCACTTTTTTCATATTACACAAAAAATTCAATAGATGCTGTTATAAATGAGTTTTCATCTATGATAAAAGATGAGACAAACCTTACAATAGAGCTTGAAAATTTAAAAAAGTTCTCTGCTACATATAAAGATAGTGGAGTTTTATTTCCAAAACCTTTTGAAGAGTTTTGCTCAAATAGTGCCATAGTTATGAGTTTTATGGATGGTTTTAGATTTGATGATAAAACTTCTTTAGAAAAATATGATATTGATTTTAAACAAATTATCTCAAAACTTGTAAACTTCTACACAGAGCAGATGTTAATAAATGGATATTTTCACGCAGATCCCCATCCTGGAAACTTGCTTGTAAACGCAAATGGAGAGCTAATTTTACTTGATTTTGGAATGGTTAAAAATATACCAAATGATTCAAGAGTTGCGATAATTGAGCTAATTGATGGTGCAAATAGAGGGGATTTTGAAACTTTTGTAAGAGCAAACAAAAAACTTGGAACTATTAGTTATGAAGCACCTGAAGCTTTGATGGCCCAGTTTAGTCAAAAGATGTTTGATATTTTCTCAAATGATAATCTATCTAGTGAATCTATGCAAAAACTAGCATTTGAAGTTTTGGAAAGTACAAGAGATTTACCATTTAAACTTCCAAGCGATGCTGTTTATATTTTAAGAGTTAGTGCAATAATAGAGGGTTTAGGAACAACTTATATAGAAAATTTCAATGGTGTAAAAGATATTTTACCAATTTTAAAAGATAATCTTCCAAAAGCTTTAGGAGTTAAAACTACAATTTCACAAATAGTTTTAGATGAGTTAGAGTCATTTCCTAAATTTATAAAAAATCTAAAACAACTAGTTGAAAAAGGTTCAAAAGGTGAACTTGAAGTACAAATAAACAAAGAGCAACTAGAGTTTATAAAAAAAGATTTAAAAGAGTATTTTGGAAGTTATCTAAAATCTTTATCTTTTATTCTATTTGGTATATTTTTAATCTTTTATGATGATAGTTTAAAAAATCTAGCTTTGATTTTGGTCTCTTTAGGGTTTTTAAAAGTTTGGTTTATCAAATAG
- a CDS encoding lipocalin family protein, with the protein MKKIVSFFCIALLSIFFVSCSTKQETDLQTVKKVDLQRYLGDWYEIARYEHKFQKDCKNVKANYSLRDDKKIQVVNSCTKISTNEFKDAKAVAYSVDETNSKLKVSFFRPFYGDYWILDLDDEYKYAIIGTPSKEYLWILSREKTISDEVLNKLLEKISNMGFDKSKLIYTIQE; encoded by the coding sequence ATGAAAAAAATAGTTAGTTTTTTTTGTATAGCTTTATTGTCTATATTTTTTGTATCTTGTAGTACAAAACAAGAGACAGATTTACAGACTGTAAAAAAAGTTGATTTACAAAGATATCTTGGTGATTGGTATGAAATTGCACGATATGAACATAAGTTTCAAAAAGATTGTAAAAATGTAAAAGCAAACTACTCTTTAAGAGATGATAAGAAGATTCAAGTTGTAAATAGTTGTACAAAAATATCTACAAATGAGTTTAAAGATGCAAAAGCAGTTGCATATAGTGTTGATGAAACAAATAGTAAATTAAAGGTTAGTTTTTTTAGACCATTTTATGGTGATTACTGGATTTTAGACTTAGATGATGAGTATAAATATGCAATTATTGGAACGCCATCTAAAGAGTATTTATGGATACTTTCACGAGAGAAAACTATTAGTGATGAGGTATTAAATAAACTATTAGAAAAAATTTCAAATATGGGATTTGATAAGTCAAAACTTATTTATACAATACAGGAGTAA
- a CDS encoding putative DNA modification/repair radical SAM protein yields MKNDIYEKMEILANSAKYDVSCSSSGVETSYKKGELGATHTSGICHTFTPDGRCVSLLKVLLTNICIYDCAYCINRVSNDIPRAVFSPRELADITINFYKRNYIEGLFLSSGIVKDEDHTMTLILKALKILRYEYRFNGYIHVKLIPGSSMELVEEIVKLANRVSSNIELPSDKSLKLLAPNKTKEKVLQPLKFARDLSLVRNQKPIGMSTQLIVGATPESDRDILKLSSALYDKALLKRVYYSAYIPVNNDKNLPSVVTKPPLLREHRLYQADWLLRFYNFSYDEIVTDEFPNLDEELDPKTFWALNNLKYFPMEINTASKEELLRIPGVGARGVMKILSARRFKKLTFDDLKKLKISIKKAKYFITCNKEFQRQVPFYRENLKLALTKPEPKKLVQPTLFDVSSITGEI; encoded by the coding sequence ATGAAAAATGATATTTATGAAAAAATGGAAATTTTAGCAAATAGTGCAAAATATGATGTATCTTGCTCTTCAAGTGGAGTTGAAACTTCATACAAAAAAGGGGAACTTGGAGCAACTCACACAAGTGGAATTTGCCACACTTTTACACCTGATGGCAGATGCGTATCACTTCTTAAAGTTTTACTTACAAATATTTGTATTTATGATTGTGCTTATTGTATAAATCGTGTTTCAAACGATATTCCAAGAGCTGTTTTTTCTCCAAGAGAATTAGCAGATATTACAATAAATTTTTATAAAAGAAATTATATAGAAGGACTTTTTTTAAGCTCTGGAATTGTAAAAGATGAAGACCATACTATGACTTTGATTTTAAAAGCTTTAAAGATTTTGCGATATGAATATAGATTTAATGGTTATATTCATGTAAAACTAATCCCTGGAAGTAGTATGGAGTTAGTTGAAGAAATAGTTAAACTAGCAAATAGAGTAAGTTCAAATATAGAGCTTCCAAGTGATAAATCTTTAAAACTTTTAGCACCAAATAAGACAAAAGAGAAGGTTTTACAACCACTAAAATTTGCAAGAGATTTAAGTCTAGTAAGGAATCAAAAACCAATAGGAATGAGTACACAACTAATAGTTGGAGCAACTCCTGAAAGCGATAGAGATATACTTAAACTTAGCTCTGCACTTTATGATAAAGCTTTGTTAAAAAGGGTTTATTATAGTGCTTATATTCCTGTAAATAATGACAAAAATCTTCCTTCAGTTGTTACAAAACCACCACTTTTAAGAGAGCATAGGCTTTATCAAGCTGATTGGTTACTTAGATTTTATAACTTCTCTTATGATGAGATAGTAACAGATGAGTTTCCAAATTTAGATGAGGAGTTAGATCCAAAAACTTTTTGGGCATTAAACAATCTAAAATATTTTCCTATGGAGATAAACACAGCTTCAAAAGAGGAACTTCTTAGAATTCCAGGAGTTGGAGCAAGGGGTGTTATGAAGATATTAAGTGCAAGAAGATTTAAAAAACTTACTTTTGATGATTTGAAAAAATTAAAAATTTCAATCAAAAAAGCAAAATACTTTATCACTTGCAACAAAGAGTTTCAAAGGCAAGTTCCATTTTATAGAGAAAATCTCAAACTTGCACTTACAAAACCTGAACCAAAAAAATTAGTTCAACCAACACTTTTTGATGTTAGCTCAATTACAGGTGAGATATGA
- the hemH gene encoding ferrochelatase translates to MKRAIVLMNMGGPNNLDEVEVFLKNMFNDKYIIGAPQPIRALIAKLIIYKRLNIAKENYRKLGGVSPIVGYTKRLVRRLQKVVDADVFYEMRYTSPFAKDVIEKVKDYDEIYAIPMYPHYSRTTTLSSIEDFISSAKKFKIEHKIKTIDYYYDNIFYNKAIVDRIKEALKDDKAEEFELVFSAHGLTQRVIDKGDLYQKHILANVEFVKEELKKQNINFKKIDLAYQSRVGPMKWLQPYMEDKIKELGKNVIVYPISFTVDNSETLGELVLEYGELAKEHGIKDYRVAKTPNSNYNFIVSLKTIYEDLKLK, encoded by the coding sequence TTGAAAAGAGCAATAGTTTTAATGAATATGGGTGGACCAAATAACCTTGATGAAGTTGAAGTATTTTTAAAAAATATGTTTAACGACAAATACATTATAGGAGCTCCACAACCAATTAGGGCTTTAATAGCAAAATTAATCATATATAAAAGATTAAACATAGCAAAAGAGAATTATAGAAAATTAGGTGGAGTTTCTCCAATAGTTGGATATACCAAAAGATTAGTAAGAAGATTACAAAAAGTTGTAGATGCAGATGTATTTTATGAGATGAGATATACATCTCCTTTTGCAAAAGATGTTATTGAAAAAGTGAAAGATTATGATGAGATTTATGCAATACCTATGTATCCACATTATTCAAGAACTACAACTTTATCTTCAATTGAAGATTTTATATCTTCTGCTAAAAAATTTAAAATAGAACATAAAATAAAAACTATTGATTACTATTACGATAATATATTTTATAACAAAGCAATAGTTGATAGAATAAAAGAGGCACTAAAAGATGATAAAGCAGAAGAGTTTGAGTTAGTTTTTTCAGCTCATGGATTGACTCAAAGAGTTATAGATAAGGGTGATTTATATCAAAAACATATTTTGGCAAATGTTGAGTTTGTAAAAGAAGAGTTAAAAAAACAAAATATAAATTTCAAAAAAATAGATCTTGCTTATCAGTCAAGAGTTGGTCCCATGAAATGGTTACAACCATATATGGAAGATAAGATTAAAGAGTTAGGAAAAAATGTTATTGTTTATCCTATATCTTTTACTGTTGATAATTCAGAAACTTTAGGAGAATTAGTGCTAGAATATGGAGAATTAGCAAAAGAGCATGGTATAAAAGATTATAGAGTTGCAAAAACACCAAATAGTAATTATAATTTTATAGTATCTTTAAAAACTATCTATGAAGATTTAAAATTAAAATAA